One genomic segment of Catalinimonas alkaloidigena includes these proteins:
- the fmt gene encoding methionyl-tRNA formyltransferase yields the protein MKKDLRIIFMGTPEFAVPSLQILVENQFQVVAVVTAADKPRGRGQKVIPSPVKAYALEQNIPVLQPTNLKNPEFHKELKSYNANLQIVVAFRMLPETVWSMPEIGTFNLHASYLPQYRGAAPINWAIINGETETGVTTFMLTHEIDTGNILFQEKEPILSEDTAGSLYERLMQKGSGLVLKTVKAIANNKYKLEPQITEGTTLKSAPKIHRETCKIDWNQPAEQIRNFVRGLSPYPAAWTTLDTRTGEKLCKIYSITNTQEKNPNLAAGQYITDNKNFIHIQTKDYLLSFNELQIEGKKRMSVEEFLRGNTL from the coding sequence ATGAAGAAAGACCTCAGGATCATATTTATGGGAACTCCCGAGTTTGCTGTTCCTTCACTACAAATTCTGGTTGAAAACCAGTTTCAGGTTGTAGCGGTAGTTACTGCAGCAGACAAACCCCGAGGACGAGGACAGAAAGTAATCCCTTCTCCAGTAAAAGCCTATGCGCTGGAACAGAATATTCCGGTGCTTCAGCCTACTAACCTTAAAAATCCTGAATTTCACAAAGAGTTGAAAAGCTACAATGCTAATTTACAGATAGTAGTTGCTTTCCGTATGTTGCCTGAAACAGTATGGAGCATGCCTGAAATAGGGACTTTTAATTTACATGCCTCTTATTTGCCACAATATCGCGGGGCAGCGCCTATCAACTGGGCAATCATAAACGGGGAAACTGAAACGGGAGTTACTACTTTTATGCTCACGCATGAAATAGACACTGGTAATATACTTTTTCAGGAAAAAGAACCTATACTTTCTGAGGATACTGCTGGCTCCTTATATGAAAGGCTTATGCAGAAGGGAAGTGGGCTAGTACTCAAAACGGTAAAAGCAATCGCTAACAATAAGTATAAATTAGAACCACAAATAACGGAAGGCACTACACTTAAATCCGCCCCAAAAATACACCGAGAAACCTGTAAGATTGACTGGAACCAACCTGCTGAGCAGATACGAAATTTTGTGCGGGGACTTTCACCCTACCCTGCTGCCTGGACCACCTTGGATACCCGAACCGGTGAAAAATTATGTAAAATCTACTCTATCACCAATACACAGGAGAAGAACCCGAACCTAGCTGCTGGACAATATATTACGGACAATAAAAATTTTATCCATATACAGACAAAAGACTACCTTTTATCTTTTAATGAACTTCAGATTGAAGGGA
- a CDS encoding DUF1343 domain-containing protein — protein sequence MRLFTLISLFILPFALACQPELIEDNNAIKPGAWHTNTYLPLLKGKNVAAVVNHTSHIGDTHLVDSLLAMGVNLKTIFAPEHGFRGEAGAGEHIQNSTDTRTGLPIISLYGSNKKPTPEQLEGIDIVVFDIQDVGARFYTYISTMHYVMEACAEQGKKMLILDRPNPNGYYVDGPVLEMEHQSFVGMHPIPVVHGLTVGELAQMINGEGWLPEGDTCDVEVIKVENYTHQDHYTLPIHPSPNLPNDQAVNLYPSLCFFEGTTMSIGRGTPFPFQVIGYPDPVFSVAAEEEMQAPDTLSFIPEDIEGVAMNPKHEGERCYGADLRKREPLTNLNLNYLIGFYQNASDLGISNEDFFREKFFDLLAGTEKLREQLTSGVTAQEIRRSWIDDLNQYKSMRKKYLLYEDFE from the coding sequence ATGCGTCTCTTCACACTAATATCCCTCTTTATTCTTCCATTTGCGTTGGCTTGCCAACCCGAACTTATAGAAGATAATAATGCCATAAAGCCTGGGGCATGGCATACCAATACCTATCTACCATTGCTGAAAGGTAAAAATGTCGCTGCTGTAGTCAACCACACTTCGCATATCGGGGACACTCATCTGGTAGACTCATTACTGGCTATGGGTGTAAATCTCAAAACTATATTTGCCCCTGAGCATGGTTTTAGAGGAGAAGCCGGAGCAGGAGAGCACATTCAGAATTCTACTGATACCAGGACCGGTCTTCCAATCATCTCTTTGTATGGTAGCAATAAAAAGCCAACGCCCGAACAACTGGAAGGTATTGATATCGTCGTCTTTGATATTCAGGACGTAGGGGCAAGGTTTTATACCTATATCAGCACCATGCATTATGTAATGGAGGCCTGTGCTGAGCAGGGTAAAAAAATGCTGATTCTGGACAGACCCAATCCTAATGGCTATTATGTAGATGGACCTGTCCTGGAGATGGAACATCAGTCGTTCGTAGGGATGCACCCTATTCCTGTAGTTCATGGACTTACCGTAGGCGAACTCGCCCAAATGATCAATGGTGAAGGCTGGCTCCCCGAAGGTGATACTTGTGATGTGGAAGTAATCAAAGTAGAAAATTATACCCATCAGGATCACTATACATTACCTATTCACCCTTCTCCCAACTTACCCAATGACCAGGCCGTTAACCTTTATCCTTCTCTGTGCTTTTTTGAAGGGACTACCATGAGCATTGGCCGAGGCACACCTTTTCCGTTCCAGGTGATTGGATACCCTGATCCTGTCTTTTCTGTAGCAGCAGAAGAAGAAATGCAGGCACCTGATACTTTAAGCTTTATACCCGAAGATATTGAGGGTGTGGCTATGAACCCAAAGCACGAAGGTGAACGCTGCTACGGAGCAGACCTAAGGAAAAGAGAGCCGTTAACAAATCTCAATTTAAACTATCTAATAGGTTTTTATCAGAATGCTTCTGACCTGGGTATCAGTAACGAGGATTTTTTCCGTGAAAAGTTTTTTGACTTACTGGCGGGCACCGAGAAGCTTAGAGAACAACTTACTTCGGGAGTCACTGCGCAGGAAATCAGAAGAAGTTGGATAGATGACCTTAACCAATATAAAAGTATGCGTAAGAAATACCTGCTCTATGAAGACTTCGAATAA